The DNA window CTGATCAAGGGCGCCTCCGCGTCCTCCGACACCTCTGAGCCGTCCGCGACACTGGGCGGCGAGAACAAGCGGTCCATCGAGCAGATCGCCCTTCTGCTGTTCATCACCGTTCCCTTCCTGGCGCTGCTGGCGGCGGTGCCGCTGGCCTGGGGCTGGGGGGTGAGCTGGCTCGACCTCGGCCTGATGGTCTTCATGTACTTCCTGGCCTGCCACGGGATCACCATCGGTTTCCACCGCTACTTCACGCACGGCTCCTTCAAGGCGAAGCGGCCGCTGCGGATCGTCCTCGCCGTGATGGGCTCGATGGCGGTGGAGGGCCCGCTGGTGCGCTGGGTGGCGGACCACCGCAAGCACCACAAGTACTCGGACCACGAGGGCGACCCGCATTCGCCGTGGCGGTTCGGCGAGACGGTGCCGGCCCTGATGAAGGGCCTGTGGTGGGCGCACGTCGGCTGGCTCTTCGACGAGGAGCAGACCGACCAGCAGAAGTACGCCCCCGACCTGATCAAGGACCCGGCGATCCGGCGGATCTCGCGCGACTTCGTCTTCTGGACGATGTTCTCGCTGGCGATCCCGCCGCTGGTGGGCGGTCTGGTCACGATGTCGTGGTGGGGCGCGTTCACGGCGTTCTTCTGGGGTTCGCTGGTGCGCGTCGCGCTGCTGCACCACGTCACGTGGTCGATCAACTCGATCTGCCACGCGGTGGGCAAGCGGCCGTTCAAGTCGCGTGACCGCTCGGGCAACGTCTGGTGGCTGGCGGTGCTGTCCTGCGGTGAGTCCTGGCACAACCTGCACCACGCGGACCCGACCTCGGCCCGCCACGGGGTGCTGCGCGGCCAGGTCGACTCCAGTGCCCGGCTGATCCGCTGGTTCGAGCAGCTGGGCTGGGCCACGGACGTGCGCTGGCCCTCCGCCGACCGCATCGAAGCCCGACGCAGGGAAACCGAGCCGAACGCGGCATGATGGGAGGTGTGGCGAACGACGGCGGTAATTCCAGCAGCGACAAGGCCGGGCGCGGCCGCCGGGTGCGGATGACGGGCGCGGAGCGGCGCCAGCAGCTGCTGGACATCGGCCGGGCCCTGTTCGCGGAGAAGGGCTTCGAGGGCACGTCGGTGGAGGAGATCGCGGCGAAGGCCGGGGTGTCCAAGCCGGTGGTGTACGAGCACTTCGGCGGCAAGGAGGGCCTGTACGCGGTCGTCGTGGACCGGGAGATGCGCCAGCTGCTGGACGGGGTGACGGGCGCGCTGACGGCCGGGCATCCGCGGGAGCTGCTGGAGCAGGCGGCGTTCGCGCTGCTGGACTACATCGAGTCCTACACGGACGGCTTCCGGATCCTCGTACGCGATTCCCCGGTCGCCCAGTCCACCGGCACTTTCGCCTCGCTGATCAGTGACATCGCCACGCAGGTCGAGGACATCCTGGGCCTGGAGTTCAAGTCGCGCGGCTTCGACCCGAAGCTGGCCCCGCTGTACGCCCAGGCGCTGGTCGGAATGGTGGCCCTGACCGGCCAGTGGTGGCTGGACGTCCGCCGCCCGGAGAAGGCGGAGGTCGCCGCGCACCTGGTGAACCTGGCCTGGCACGGGCTGGACGGCCTGGAGTCGAAACCGCAACTGGTGGGCCGCCGCAAGAGCTGAGCCCCCGCCCGCCCACGGCAGGACAGCGCCCCGCCACCGGATCTTTGGTGGCGGGGCGCCGTCGTGCGTGTGGCAGCGGCCGCCCGGTCAGCGGTCCCGGCCGAGGAGCGCCCGCCCGCTGCCCGTGCAATGGCGGGCCGGATGTTCTCTTCCGGTCCGGGCCGGGAGGCACCCGTCCTGGTCGCACCGGCGGGTTCGGCGGGCCGGACCCGTCCGATCCCGGCGCTCGTGGTCCCGCGGCCCGGGCGGCGCGGCGAGTCGCAGGCCGTCGGCTGCGGTCGGCATGGTCAGGCCTCCTTGCGGGCGACGGCGAAGATCCGGCGGAAGGGGAAGACGGTGCCGCGCGGGCCGGCCGGATAGGCCTCGCGCAGCCGGTCGCGGTATTCGGTGAGGAAGGCGTCCACGGCGTCCCGGTCGTCGCCCAGGGCGGTG is part of the Streptomyces subrutilus genome and encodes:
- a CDS encoding acyl-CoA desaturase, translating into MTTSPDLIKGASASSDTSEPSATLGGENKRSIEQIALLLFITVPFLALLAAVPLAWGWGVSWLDLGLMVFMYFLACHGITIGFHRYFTHGSFKAKRPLRIVLAVMGSMAVEGPLVRWVADHRKHHKYSDHEGDPHSPWRFGETVPALMKGLWWAHVGWLFDEEQTDQQKYAPDLIKDPAIRRISRDFVFWTMFSLAIPPLVGGLVTMSWWGAFTAFFWGSLVRVALLHHVTWSINSICHAVGKRPFKSRDRSGNVWWLAVLSCGESWHNLHHADPTSARHGVLRGQVDSSARLIRWFEQLGWATDVRWPSADRIEARRRETEPNAA
- a CDS encoding TetR/AcrR family transcriptional regulator produces the protein MGGVANDGGNSSSDKAGRGRRVRMTGAERRQQLLDIGRALFAEKGFEGTSVEEIAAKAGVSKPVVYEHFGGKEGLYAVVVDREMRQLLDGVTGALTAGHPRELLEQAAFALLDYIESYTDGFRILVRDSPVAQSTGTFASLISDIATQVEDILGLEFKSRGFDPKLAPLYAQALVGMVALTGQWWLDVRRPEKAEVAAHLVNLAWHGLDGLESKPQLVGRRKS